In the genome of Simkaniaceae bacterium, the window GAAGGAGGCCGCTGAAACGAAACTTTCCGTTCCAAGTGACGCTTTTGTAATACCAAGAAGAACAGGAGCTGCCTGAGCAGGTTTTCCACCTTCTGAAACCACTTTTTGGTTTTGGAAGTGGAAAGTTTTTCTGTTGATATCTTCGCCAAACAGGAATGTCGTATCGCCCGGATCGGTAATCCTTACCTTTTGGAGCATTTGACGAACAATGATTTCAATATGCTTATCATTGATATCCACCCCTTGTAAGCGATAGACTTCTTGAACCTGGTTCACGAGATATTTTTGCAATTCTCTCACGCCGCAGATTTCAAGAATTTCTTGGGGAACAACTAGACCATCTGTGAGCTGTTGTCCTTTGACAACAAAGTCACCACTTTGAACAATCAAGTGCTTTGTCAATGGAATATGATGCTCTTCCTCCATTCCCGTTGTTTCATCTTTTACAACAACGATACGCTTAGATTTCTGAACTCCTTTGAAATCGATAACCCCATCGAGCTTAGCAATGATTGCCGCGTCTTTTGGTTTTCTCGCTTCAAAAAGTTCTGCAACGCGGGGAAGACCCCCGGTAATATCCTTCGTCTTGATCGCCCCACGCGGCAATCTGGCGAGAATCATACCGGCATTGACATATTGCCCTTCTTGGACCGAGATAAAGGCCCCTGATGGAATCGCATACGTTCCAATCAGCTCATTGCATTCGGCATCGCGATAAACAACGATTTGCGGATGCAACTCCCCTCTATGCTGCTTCACAACAATTTCGGACTGACCGGTTTGTTTGTTTACGCTGCGCTGTGTTGAAATTCCTTCAATAAGATCTTCGTACTTAACAAATCCGGGCTTTTCGCAAATAATCGGAACATTGTGTTGTTCCCAAATTGCGATTTTTTGTCCCTTTGTCACCGGAGATGCATCCGGAAGCATGATTTGTGTCCCAAGTTCAACTCCAAATGTTTGAAGCGGCTCGATGGATTTTGTACTGAGAAGGTCTTTGTATTCGTTAACGGTTCGGCCTTCATTTTTTACAATATGGAGGAAACCGTTCTTATTAAGAGCAAGCCAAATCCCTTGCTCATTTTGTACCGTTCTAAGATCCTGATAAATTAAAATACCATCTTGCTCAACAATACTTTCCGGGCTTGCAGAAGCTGACGCAATACCTCCAAGGTGGAACGTACGCATTGTAAGCTGGGTTCCCGGTTCTCCGATCGACTGAGCGGCAATAATACCGACAGCTTCACCTTGAGAAACCGGCTTAGAAGTCGCTAAATTGAAGCCATAGCACTTCGCACAAACGCCACGTCTTGTTTCACAAGTGAGCGTAGAGCGGATTTTGACTCTTTCAATTCCGGCATCATCAATTTTTTCGGCTTGTTCCGCTGTAAGAATATCACCGGCACGAGCGAGATAATCGTTAGTACCCGGCATAAAGATATCATCGCAAACGGCACGGCCATAGATACGCTCTTTAAGGGCAAGAAGTTCTTCTTGGCCTTGCTTAACCGCCACAACTTCAATGCCATTCAATGTACCACAATCATCTTCCGTGATAAGAACATCTTGAGCGACATCGACAAGACGACGGGTTAAATAACCCGAATCGGCTGTTTTAAGAGCGGTATCCGCCAAACCTTTTCGAGCACCGTGAGAAGAAATAAAGTACTCAAGAACACTTAGACCTTCTCTAAAGTTAGAGGTAATCGGAGATTCAATAATTTCACCTGATGGTTTCGCCATCAAACCTCTAAGCGCTCCAAGCTGCTTAATCTGAGAACGCGTTCCCCTAGCACCTGAGTCCATCATCAGATAAAGTGGATTGAGTTCATTTCTCTCATTCGGCTTAGTAATCAGTTTGAAGAGCTCTTCAGAAACATCTTCGGTGACTTCCGACCAAATACTAATAATTTTAGAATGGCGCTCACCTTCAGTGATAATTCCATCCTCATATTGTTTTAATACGAGCTCAACGCGTGCATGCGCTTCTTCCATTAGCTTAACTTTTGCTTCCGGAATCATGACATCGCAAACCCCCATTGAAAGGGCTGCTTTTGTTGCATTCGAGAATCCTAGATTCTTTAAATCATCCAAAAATTGAACCGTTCTCTCTAGACCGCACTTTTTAGAAACGAGCCTAATGAGTTCTCCCATTTTTTTCTTTCTAAGAGAGTAGTTTTGGAATCCGAGTCGCGTAGGAATAATTTGATTAAATATCACACGACCGGGAGTCGTATTAATAATTCCGCTATCGAGTTTTAACTTAATCAGTTCATGAATATGTAAACCACGACCTAAATCATCGGATCTGCTGCGATTTTCCTCTTGCCCTTCTTGGCGATTGAAACTTAATGACGCATACAGAGCGAGTAAAACCTCTTCTTGATTGCTGAAGATTTTGATTTTCTTTCCTTGCTCTTCCGGACTATAGACCGGATCGTGCATCAAGTAATACAATCCTAAAATCATATCCTGAGAAGGAATTGTAACCGGTTTTCCGGATGAAGGGAGGAAAATATTATCCGTTGCCATCATCAAGAGTTTTGCTTCTAACTGCGCTTCAATTGATAGTGGAACGTGAACGGCCATTTGGTCTCCGTCGAAGTCGGCGTTAAACGCTGTCGTAACGAGCGGGTGAATCCGAATCGCTTTTCCTTCGATAAGAACGGGCTCAAATGCCTGAATTCCTAAGCGGTGGAGTGTTGGAGCACGGTTCAGAAGGACAGGGTGCCCTTTAATAATCTCTTCCAATACATCCCAAACGGCAGCATCTTCTCGTGCGATCATCTTCTTTGCAGATCTGATCGTATAGACAAGACCACGATCTTTGAGTTTTTTAACAATGAATGGCTCAAAGAGTTCCAGCGCCATTTGTTTAGGAATACCACACTGATTGAATTTCAACTCAGGACCAACAACAATAACCGAACGACCGGAGTAGTCGACTCGTTTACCAAGAAGATTCTGACGGAAACGCCCTTGCTTACCTTTCAGCATTTCAGATAATGC includes:
- the rpoC gene encoding DNA-directed RNA polymerase subunit beta', whose amino-acid sequence is MLEEEIDESQFDKLSIKIASDDVIRNEWSRGEIKKPETINYRTFKPEKGGLFCEKIFGPSKDWECACGKYKKIKHKGIVCDRCGVEVTLSKVRRERMAHIELAVPVVHIWFFKTQPSRMGNILGMSTSDLERIIYYEEYVVVDPGRTTLTKKQLMNDVEYREAQEKWGPDSFKAMMGAEALKSLLETEDLELVVVELKEKLRKTKSLQARMKLAKRLKIVEGFLGSPNKPEWMVMSAVPVTPPDLRPLVPLDGGRFATSDLNDLYRRVINRNNRLKAILKLKTPEVIIRNEKRMLQEAVDALFDNGRHGHPVMGAGNRPLKALSEMLKGKQGRFRQNLLGKRVDYSGRSVIVVGPELKFNQCGIPKQMALELFEPFIVKKLKDRGLVYTIRSAKKMIAREDAAVWDVLEEIIKGHPVLLNRAPTLHRLGIQAFEPVLIEGKAIRIHPLVTTAFNADFDGDQMAVHVPLSIEAQLEAKLLMMATDNIFLPSSGKPVTIPSQDMILGLYYLMHDPVYSPEEQGKKIKIFSNQEEVLLALYASLSFNRQEGQEENRSRSDDLGRGLHIHELIKLKLDSGIINTTPGRVIFNQIIPTRLGFQNYSLRKKKMGELIRLVSKKCGLERTVQFLDDLKNLGFSNATKAALSMGVCDVMIPEAKVKLMEEAHARVELVLKQYEDGIITEGERHSKIISIWSEVTEDVSEELFKLITKPNERNELNPLYLMMDSGARGTRSQIKQLGALRGLMAKPSGEIIESPITSNFREGLSVLEYFISSHGARKGLADTALKTADSGYLTRRLVDVAQDVLITEDDCGTLNGIEVVAVKQGQEELLALKERIYGRAVCDDIFMPGTNDYLARAGDILTAEQAEKIDDAGIERVKIRSTLTCETRRGVCAKCYGFNLATSKPVSQGEAVGIIAAQSIGEPGTQLTMRTFHLGGIASASASPESIVEQDGILIYQDLRTVQNEQGIWLALNKNGFLHIVKNEGRTVNEYKDLLSTKSIEPLQTFGVELGTQIMLPDASPVTKGQKIAIWEQHNVPIICEKPGFVKYEDLIEGISTQRSVNKQTGQSEIVVKQHRGELHPQIVVYRDAECNELIGTYAIPSGAFISVQEGQYVNAGMILARLPRGAIKTKDITGGLPRVAELFEARKPKDAAIIAKLDGVIDFKGVQKSKRIVVVKDETTGMEEEHHIPLTKHLIVQSGDFVVKGQQLTDGLVVPQEILEICGVRELQKYLVNQVQEVYRLQGVDINDKHIEIIVRQMLQKVRITDPGDTTFLFGEDINRKTFHFQNQKVVSEGGKPAQAAPVLLGITKASLGTESFVSAASFQETTKVLTDAACEGKNDYLLDFKSNLIMGHMIPGGTGFTDYYQRVKKLVDREEEAELEFIFTDAE